Proteins from one Hoplias malabaricus isolate fHopMal1 chromosome 2, fHopMal1.hap1, whole genome shotgun sequence genomic window:
- the map1b gene encoding microtubule-associated protein 1B, with translation MATLVATADTAETFCGESGTTAGNMTSPSAASAHHFDDGRFYLLVVVGELVTTDQLKCAIADIEKGIRSWDTNLIDCNLDQELKLFVSRHSARFSADVRGQKILHHKSSVLETVVLINPSDEAVSTEVRLMISDTARHKLLVLAGQCFENTGELILQSGSFSFFNFIDIFTDQEIGELLSTIHPANKASLTLFCPEHGDWKNSNLDKHSLQDFIKIKLNSTTILPEMEGLSEFTEYLSESVEIPSPFDMLEPPTSGGFLKLSKPCCYIFPGGRGDSALFAVNGFNMLINGGSNRKSCFWKLVRHLDRVDSILLTHIGDDNLPGINSMLQRKIAELEEEQSQGSTANSDWMKNMISPDLGVVFLNLPETLENPEPNNKVRRNIEEAALTQQYLTKLSLKPEPLQRNVGNTIEPIILFQKMGVGKLEMYVLNPSKNSKELQYFMKQWTGNEKDKAPVLLPNGNESELPISYLSSISSLIVWHPSNPSEKIVRVLFPGNATQYSILEGLEKLKHLDFLKHPVVTEKDLSSNIAPALKQAKLKHKTDSKESLKSLPKSSPSKAIRKESKEETPEKAKTDAEGTQEASLKVEKKEKPLVKRQVKTTEKESKAKAEQTPKTDTPEKKKTDLKPRITAKEKLIKKESKKLADKNADDQKEGKKDEKSATKKEEKVKKEDPKKEVKKRDIRKDSPLKAKEEKKEIKKDEKEIKKDAKKPVSLKKNVPGTGEVKKPALKPKVAMQGKTPSSPAKSKEKGKPIKKEAVKVVPAAAAAASAAAAAAASAALPTKAGTKALEDERSLMSSPEDLTKDFEALKAEEITEDEETLPQTKIEDSEQEVMIQQEEITICKDSPEAAESVDEGITTTEAEEECGGTPESEPKRKSSGTNGTEKFEDEGTGLEESSEAGDYEEKGETEEVDEQDQGIDVMLKAKVVDVKEQTVEDECNKVAEDKHLDQEQEKQSSGVEDECNKAAEGKQLDQEPEKQSSGVPTPLKLSAPVSPTASIHDETLPVGSEGEVASDDENRDEPPEEYTTSGHTQSTMEISSVPTPMDEMSTPRDIMSDETTNDDTESPSQDFARYGIAGDYDRKKLSPLQDVPELDHSKSDATEGHDYHASASTISPPSSLEEDKSCKDFYIKQSAEYSFDSERFATASATLPLVRSPSADHNIGMEHIHTGVSSPIELGTTLTLSSKGVMDSSNSPDDKTLEGTSSPQSLGHTPYYQSPVEEKDGGILPEEDMNNQGPIIVEVTSDKEYSPREASPIDEAVPISPADKISSPECSPDSCGSTSSVLEGKPDFVYQSETVEKPESCDNSSFSSSLPQTKMESSETVPSTTFKEESKMSISEGTTSDKSGTPVDEVVAEDTFSHIASASTASLATSSLPEPTTDDVSPSLHAEVGSPHSTEVDDSLSVSVVQTPTTLQETEVSPSKEESPRPMSISPDVSPKTAKSRTPQQETKSPEPSTMSYGQESPDNSFALDFSKQSPEHPTVGGSQRAFTENGPTEVDYSPSDGVDFKSGESRRPGGDGEKPMIFKEPDSTQVASASPSDASQSTPSVTTPSQIGGAREMSPNADLCSETVTPKISPRNQSPVSPDSSLVLGGPSTSEYKSKTSPTLFSSDSSSLKTEDTRLYEDSTLPNAASPSSPTVLSYLSQTAALNLGEGTIPIASETKSPISPKTPSPSPQSPKLTEPQFYSSSSYVDEASLKCAGGSKDPGSSKASVSPQSRSNVDLCLVTSCEYRHPKTELSPSFINPNPLEYFMNEENPPQEEKPLTKSGGGPPPTGGKQQSKQCDETPPTSVSESAPSQTDSDVPPGTEECPSITADANIDSEDDSETLPTDRTLTYRHADPPPVTSRDSAPAPPYPDVCMVDPEVLKAEEDNQLKESKKDEAEKPKKKKSVSKTKPSSPAKKNVLSKTNGVKESKTASPKKTTEDKDAKNATNTSASRGVKNTGSSKANSGQSVPNCPPMYMDLVYIPNHCSAKNVDAEFFKRVRASYYVVSGNDPTAQEPSKAVLDALLEGKAQWENNIQVTLIPTHDSDVMREWYQETHEKQQDMNIMVLASSSTVVMQDESFPACKIEL, from the exons ATGGCAACGCTTGTGGCAACGGCCGACACCGCGGAGACTTTCTGCGGGGAGAGCGGCACAACCGCCGGCAACATGACCTCACCCTCCGCGGCCTCAGCGCATCACTTCGACGACGGCAGGTTCTATCTGCTGGTGGTGGTCGGGGAACTGGTGACGACCGACCAGTTGAAGTGTGCCATTGCGGACATCGAAAAGG GGATCCGTTCATGGGACACAAATCTCATTGACTGCAACTTGGACCAGGAGCTGAAGCTTTTTGTTTCTCGACACTCAGCCAGGTTTTCTGCAGATGTGCGAG GACAGAAGATTTTGCATCATAAAAGCAGTGTACTAGAGACTGTGGTCTTGATCAACCCTTCAGACGAGGCTGTTAGCACAGAG GTTCGCTTGATGATTTCTGACACAGCCCGCCACAAGCTACTTGTCCTGGCAGGACAATGCTTTGAAAACACTGGTGAACTCATTCTCCAGTCTGGTTCCTTCTCTTTTTTCAACTTCATAGACATTTTCACAGACCAAGAG ATTGGGGAACTTCTAAGCACCATACATCCAGCCAACAAAGCCAGCCTAACCCTTTTCTGTCCTGAGCACGGTGACTGGAAAAACTCCAACCTTGATAAACACAGCCTACAAGACTTCATTAAAATAAAGCTAAACTCTACAACCATCCTCCCAGAAATGGAAGGCCTCTCTGAGTTCACAGAATACCTCTCGGAATCGGTGGAAATCCCCTCTCCCTTTGACATGCTAGAACCTCCCACCTCCGGTGGATTCCTAAAGTTATCTAAACCATGCTGCTACATTTTCCCAGGTGGCCGAGGTGATTCAGCACTTTTTGCTGTTAACGGATTCAACATGCTCATCAATGGTGGATCTAACAGGAAATCCTGTTTTTGGAAATTGGTACGTCATCTAGACCGAGTGGATTCCATCCTCTTGACACACATCGGTGATGACAACCTACCAGGGATAAACAGCATGCTGCAGAGAAAGATTGCAGAACTGGAGGAGGAGCAATCACAGGGATCCACAGCCAACAGTGACTGGATGAAGAACATGATCTCACCTGATCTTGGTGTTGTGTTCCTTAACCTGCCTGAGACTCTTGAGAACCCAGAACCAAACAACAAGGTACGCAGAAACATTGAAGAAGCTGCCCTCACTCAGCAATATCTCACTAAGCTGTCTTTGAAACCAGAACCTTTACAAAGGAATGTAGGGAATACGATTGAGCCTATCATACTGTTCCAGAAAATGGGTGTTGGTAAGCTTGAAATGTATGTTCTCAACCCTTCAAAGAACAGCAAGGAGCTGCAGTACTTTATGAAGCAGTGGACTGGTAACGAGAAGGACAAGGCTCCAGTTCTACTGCCTAATGGAAATGAGTCTGAGCTCCCAATCTCTTACTTGTCCTCAATTTCTTCGCTGATTGTATGGCATCCATCTAATCCATCAGAGAAAATAGTACGTGTTCTTTTCCCAGGTAATGCCACACAGTACAGCATACTCGAAGGCTTGGAGAAACTGAAACACTTGGATTTCCTGAAGCATCCTGTAGTCACAGAGAAAGACCTGTCTTCAAACATTGCACCAGCACTCAAGCAAGCAAAGCTGAAGCATAAAACAGATAGCAAAGAGAGTCTGAAATCCCTACCAAAATCATCTCCAAGCAAAGCCATCAGAAAGGAGTCTAAAGAAGAAACCCCCGAAAAGGCAAAAACTGATGCTGAAGGAACTCAGGAAGCATCGCTGAAAgttgagaagaaagaaaagccaCTTGTGAAACGACAAGTAAAAACTACAGAAAAAGAGTCAAAAGCTAAAGCTGAACAAACACCAAAAACTGACACaccagagaaaaagaaaactgatttaAAGCCAAGAATTACAGCCAAAGAAAAGTTGATCAAGAAAGAGTCAAAGAAATTAGCAGACAAGAATGCAGATGATcaaaaagaggggaaaaaggATGAGAAATCAGCAACCAAAAAGGAGGAAAAGGTCAAAAAAGAGGATCCCAAGAAAGAGGTGAAAAAACGGGACATTAGGAAAGACTCACCTCTGAAGGcaaaagaggagaagaaagaaattAAGAAGGATGAAAAAGAGATTAAAAAAGATGCAAAGAAACCTGTTAGTTTGAAGAAGAATGTTCCTGGAACTGGAGAAGTGAAAAAGCCTGCACTGAAACCAAAAGTAGCAATGCAAGGGAAGACCCCCAGCAGCCCTGCAAAATCTAAAGAAAAGGGCAAGCCCATTAAAAAGGAGGCTGTAAAAGTGGTGccagctgctgcagctgctgcatctgcagctgctgcagctgctgcaTCTGCAGCTCTACCTACTAAGGCAGGCACCAAAGCCTTGGAGGATGAACGATCCCTTATGTCCTCTCCAGAAGACCTTACTAAAGACTTTGAGGCTCTGAAAGCTGAGGAGATAACTGAAGATGAGGAAACTTTACCTCAGACAAAAATCGAAGATTCTGAACAAGAAGTAATGATCCAGCAGGAAGAAATCACCATTTGCAAAGACTCTCCAGAAGCAGCAGAATCAGTGGATGAGGGAATAACAACTACAGAAGCTGAGGAAGAATGTGGAGGTACCCCAGAGTCAGAACCAAAACGAAAAAGTAGTGGTACAAACGGGACTGAGAAATTTGAAGATGAAGGTACAGGACTTGAAGAGTCATCTGAGGCAGGAGATTACGAAGAAAAGGGAGAAACAGAAGAAGTGGATGAGCAAGATCAAGGAATAGATGTTATGTTGAAAGCAAAAGTTGTAGATGTGAAAGAACAGACTGTGGAGGATGAGTGCAACAAGGTAGCAGAAGACAAACACCTTGACCAAGAACAGGAGAAGCAGAGTTCAGGTGTGGAGGATGAGTGCAACAAGGCAGCAGAGGGCAAACAACTTGACCAAGAACCGGAGAAGCAGAGTTCAGGTGTGCCCACTCCTCTAAAGCTCTCTGCTCCTGTCTCACCAACGGCTTCCATTCATGATGAAACACTACCAGTTGGTTCAGAAGGTGAGGTGGCCTCAGATGATGAGAATCGAGATGAACCTCCAGAGGAATACACTACATCTGGGCACACACAGTCTACGATGGAAATCTCAAGTGTACCAACTCCCATGGATGAAATGTCAACTCCAAGGGACATAATGAGTGACGAGACTACAAATGACGATACCGAGTCTCCCTCTCAAGACTTTGCTAGGTATGGAATCGCAGGGGACTATGACCGAAAGAAACTCTCACCCCTTCAAGATGTTCCTGAGTTAGATCATTCAAAGAGTGATGCAACAGAAGGTCACGACTATCATGCATCAGCCTCTACAATTTCACCCCCATCTTCATTAGAGGAAGACAAGTCTTGCAAGGATTTCTACATTAAACAGAGTGCTGAATACTCTTTCGACTCAGAGAGGTTTGCTACTGCATCTGCAACCTTGCCCCTTGTGAGGTCACCCTCAGCAGACCATAATATAGGCATGGAACACATTCATACAGGCGTTTCTTCGCCAATTGAGTTGGGTACTACACTAACACTGTCTTCAAAAGGAGTCATGGACTCCTCAAACAGTCCAGATGATAAAACACTAGAGGGCACTTCTTCTCCTCAGTCCTTGGGGCATACACCTTATTATCAGTCACCAGTggaagagaaggatggaggtATACTACCTGAAGAGGACATGAACAACCAAGGTCCCATAATCGTTGAAGTAACAAGTGACAAAGAGTATTCTCCTAGAGAGGCAAGTCCCATTGATGAAGCTGTTCCAATATCACCAGCAGATAAGATTTCGTCCCCAGAATGTAGTCCAGATTCCTGTGGCAGTACCTCCTCTGTGCTTGAAGGGAAGCCAGATTTTGTTTATCAATCCGAAACTGTGGAAAAGCCAGAAAGTTGTGACAATTCCTCTTTTTCATCCTCACTACCACAAACCAAGATGGAGTCTTCTGAGACAGTTCCTTCAACAACATTCAAGGAGGAGAGTAAAATGTCTATATCTGAGGGAACCACATCAGATAAGTCAGGCACTCCAGTTGATGAAGTTGTCGCTGAGGATACATTCTCTCACATTGCCTCTGCCTCAACAGCATCGCTTGCAACAAGCTCTTTACCAGAGCCCACAACCGATGACGTCTCCCCATCACTGCATGCTGAGGTGGGCTCTCCTCACTCCACAGAAGTagatgactctctctctgtttctgttgtaCAAACTCCAACCACACTACAAGAAACTGAAGTTTCACCATCCAAGGAGGAAAGTCCTCGACCTATGTCAATCTCTCCAGATGTTTCTCCCAAAACCGCCAAGTCACGGACACCTCAGCAAGAGACAAAGTCTCCTGAACCTTCTACTATGTCATATGGGCAGGAATCCCCAGACAATTCCTTTGCACTGGACTTCAGTAAGCAATCACCAGAACATCCAACTGTTGGAGGGTCCCAGCGGGCATTCACTGAAAATGGCCCAACAGAAGTTGACTACAGTCCCTCGGATGGAGTTGATTTCAAGTCGGGAGAATCACGCAGACCTGGAGGAGATGGTGAGAAGCCCATGATTTTCAAAGAACCTGACAGCACGCAAGTTGCCTCTGCTTCTCCATCTGATGCTTCTCAGTCCACCCCCTCTGTTACAACACCTTCTCAGATTGGTGGTGCCagggaaatgtctccaaatgcTGATCTTTGTTCTGAAACTGTCACGCCAAAAATATCACCCCGCAATCAGTCACCAGTGTCTCCTGACTCATCTCTTGTACTGGGTGGTCCCAGCACCTCAGAATACAAAAGTAAAACTAGTCCCACCTTGTTTTCTAGTGACAGCAGTAGTTTAAAAACAGAGGACACCAGACTCTATGAGGACAGTACCCTTCCAAACGCTGCATCCCCTTCATCTCCTACAGTGTTGTCTTATCTCTCACAGACAGCTGCACTTAATCTAGGAGAAGGAACCATTCCAATTGCTTCTGAAACTAAATCACCTATCAGCCCCAAAACACCATCTCCTTCCCCTCAGTCCCCTAAGCTAACAGAGCCCCAGTTTTATAGCAGTTCCTCTTATGTGGATGAAGCTTCTCTAAAGTGTGCTGGTGGCTCAAAAGATCCAGGCAGCTCCAAAGCAAGTGTCTCTCCACAGTCTCGGTCAAATGTTGACTTATGTTTGGTGACCTCCTGTGAATACAGACATCCAAAGACAGAGCTTTCACCTTCGTTCATAAACCCCAACCCTCTTGAGTACTTCATGAATGAGGAGAACCCTCCACAAGAGGAAAAGCCGCTGACTAAGTCTGGTGGTGGACCACCCCCAACTGGTGGGAAGCAGCAAAGTAAGCAGTGTGACGAGACCCCTCCAACTTCTGTCAGTGAATCAGCACCCTCTCAAACAGATTCAGATGTTCCTCCTGGAACCGAAGAGTGTCCTTCTATAACGGCAGATGCAAACATAGACTCAGAAGATGACTCAGAAACTCTACCAACAGACAGGACCCTCACATACCGTCATGCAGATCCTCCTCCAGTTACATCAAGGGACTCCGCTCCTGCGCCACCCTATCCTGATGTCTGTATGGTGGACCCAGAAGTCCTTAAAGCTGAGGAGGATAACCAACTAAAGGAGTCTAAAAAGGATGAGGCAGAGAagccaaaaaagaagaaatctgTTAGCAAAACTAAACCTTCTTCACCTGCCAAGAagaatgttctgtctaaaacaaatgGAGTCAAGGAGTCAAAAACTGCCTCTCCAAAGAAGACTACAGAAGACAAAGATGCCAAAAATGCAACAAACACCTCTGCATCAAGAGGTGTGAAAAACACAG GAAGCAGTAAAGCCAACAGTGGACAGTCAGTACCAAACTGCCCTCCAATGTACATGGACCTAGTTTATATCCCTAATCACTGCAGTGCCAAGAATGTGGATGCAGAGTTCTTCAAGAGAGTCCGAGCTTCATACTATGTTGTCAGTGGCAATGATCCGACGGCACAGGAACCCAGTAAGGCTGTCCTAGACGCTCTGTTAGAGGGGAAGGCACAGTGGGAAAATAACATACAG GTGACCCTTATTCCAACCCATGATTCGGACGTAATGAGGGAGTGGTATCAGGAGACCCATGAGAAGCAGCAAGACATGAATATCATGGTTTTGGCTAGCAGCAGCACTGTGGTTATGCAAGATGAATCGTTTCCTGCATGTAAAATTGAGCTGTGA